Proteins from a single region of Dyadobacter fanqingshengii:
- a CDS encoding ATP-binding protein, translating to MDYFLVSFFLIQYVRSSLHTSTSLPDWDRTLLIGRYVSIALIATYYVSDTPDWFSWIWHVFMILIIYILYTKEDFSPIRSVTQSVIPFVAISIISDILEVAAPKFYEDYDDWFNIATSFAFVLCFVIWFYAQKQRKILLKEREDRLREEMASKAQKESLEYLVAERTMELTAQKEELQKAIEDLKSTQNQLIQSEKMASLGELTAGIAHEIQNPLNFVNNFSEVSVELCQELEEEVDKTAISDEDKDYIKGIIADLSQNQQKITHHGKRADSIVKGMLQHSRASSGEKEAVEINALADEYMRLAYHGLRAKDKEFNAALVTDFDPNIGKVMVMPQDLGRVFLNLFTNAFYAVAEKKRMLTEAGKLNDYKPEVKISTKMFAGKLYIRVTDNGTGMPDQVKAKIFQPFFTTKPTGQGTGLGLSMSYDIITNAHNGMLDVETIPGEKTEFKITIPIA from the coding sequence ATGGATTACTTTCTCGTTTCGTTCTTCCTGATCCAGTATGTTCGGTCATCATTGCATACAAGTACCAGCCTTCCGGATTGGGACCGCACATTGCTGATAGGCCGATATGTGAGCATTGCATTAATTGCGACTTACTATGTGTCGGACACCCCGGATTGGTTCAGTTGGATCTGGCATGTTTTCATGATCCTGATCATCTACATTCTTTACACCAAAGAAGATTTTAGTCCGATCAGGTCAGTTACTCAGTCTGTTATTCCATTTGTAGCCATATCCATCATCAGTGATATACTGGAAGTTGCAGCTCCGAAATTTTATGAGGATTACGACGACTGGTTCAACATTGCCACTTCTTTTGCATTTGTACTATGCTTCGTCATCTGGTTTTATGCTCAGAAGCAACGAAAAATCCTTTTAAAAGAACGGGAAGACCGGCTGCGTGAAGAAATGGCAAGCAAGGCGCAAAAGGAATCACTGGAATATCTTGTTGCTGAGCGCACAATGGAACTCACGGCACAAAAAGAAGAACTGCAAAAAGCGATCGAAGACCTGAAATCGACTCAGAACCAGTTGATCCAGAGTGAAAAGATGGCCTCGCTCGGTGAGCTTACTGCAGGCATTGCGCACGAGATCCAAAACCCGCTGAATTTTGTCAACAACTTTTCTGAGGTGTCTGTTGAGCTTTGCCAGGAGTTGGAAGAAGAAGTGGACAAAACAGCGATTTCCGATGAGGATAAAGATTATATCAAAGGCATTATCGCCGATCTGAGCCAAAACCAGCAAAAGATAACGCACCACGGTAAACGCGCAGATTCGATTGTGAAAGGAATGCTTCAGCATTCCCGCGCTTCCTCGGGCGAGAAGGAAGCGGTGGAGATCAATGCATTGGCAGACGAATATATGCGGCTTGCTTATCACGGCTTGCGCGCCAAGGACAAGGAATTTAATGCAGCATTGGTTACCGACTTTGATCCGAACATTGGCAAAGTCATGGTGATGCCGCAGGATCTCGGAAGGGTTTTTCTGAATCTTTTTACCAATGCATTTTACGCCGTAGCCGAGAAAAAACGAATGTTGACCGAGGCCGGCAAGCTGAATGATTATAAGCCGGAAGTGAAAATTTCCACCAAAATGTTCGCCGGCAAGCTCTATATAAGGGTTACCGACAATGGCACGGGCATGCCGGATCAGGTAAAAGCCAAGATATTTCAGCCGTTCTTCACGACGAAGCCAACAGGGCAGGGCACAGGGCTGGGCCTTTCAATGAGTTATGATATCATTACCAATGCCCACAACGGAATGCTGGACGTGGAGACCATTCCGGGAGAAAAAACCGAGTTCAAAATTACAATTCCAATCGCCTGA
- a CDS encoding response regulator, giving the protein MKILVVDDEEDVKSLFEQKFRKEIRSAQFEFSFAFSGEEALHFMAEHPSEVVMILSDINMPGMSGIELLKTIRKDFPAAPPQVMMITAYGDSNNHDQAMQLGADDFLTKPVNFVELKEKLLKTL; this is encoded by the coding sequence ATGAAAATACTTGTAGTGGATGACGAGGAAGACGTTAAGTCGCTTTTTGAACAAAAATTCAGGAAGGAGATCCGTAGCGCACAGTTTGAATTTTCATTTGCTTTTTCAGGTGAGGAAGCGCTGCATTTTATGGCTGAGCATCCTTCCGAAGTGGTCATGATCCTGTCGGATATTAATATGCCGGGCATGAGCGGTATAGAGTTGTTGAAGACGATCCGTAAAGACTTCCCTGCCGCACCGCCGCAAGTGATGATGATAACGGCTTATGGCGATAGCAACAACCATGATCAGGCAATGCAGCTTGGAGCGGATGATTTTTTGACGAAGCCTGTCAATTTTGTTGAATTAAAAGAGAAATTGCTGAAAACCCTATGA
- a CDS encoding adenylate/guanylate cyclase domain-containing protein, producing the protein MKAKILVVDDEADLQLLIKQKFRRQIREQEYEFIFAENGYKALEALVEHPDTDMVLSDINMPEMDGLTLLIRLGELSPILKSVIVSAYGDMDNIRTAMNRGAFDFLTKPIDFKDLEVTMEKTLTYVAQLRETLKAVRENDILRMYVDSSVLQFMTQDTFERSLMTSENIEATVVFMDMCGFTSISENEPADLVVKLINKYFDVMVKEIIAQGGLVDKFMGDAVMAVFRGEYHLDRAIETSLAVRNQINNFKEEREGHSGYFPKVSIGINSGEMVSGNIGSAALKRLDYTVIGDAVNVAQRLQNAAKPGQVLLPESAYLAVKEAFNCNLVGEVVLKNKANPVKIYEVLE; encoded by the coding sequence ATGAAAGCCAAAATACTGGTTGTGGATGATGAAGCAGATCTGCAATTGCTGATCAAGCAGAAATTCAGACGACAGATCCGCGAGCAGGAATACGAATTTATCTTCGCCGAAAACGGCTATAAGGCCCTCGAAGCACTCGTAGAGCACCCTGATACGGACATGGTGCTGAGTGACATCAATATGCCCGAGATGGATGGACTGACGCTGCTCATCCGCCTGGGTGAGCTGAGCCCGATCCTCAAATCGGTGATCGTGTCTGCTTACGGCGACATGGACAACATTCGCACGGCCATGAACCGGGGCGCATTTGACTTTCTTACCAAACCCATTGATTTTAAGGATCTTGAAGTCACAATGGAGAAGACGCTTACCTATGTGGCGCAGCTGCGGGAAACGCTGAAAGCCGTTCGTGAAAATGATATTTTGCGCATGTATGTGGATTCTTCCGTCCTCCAATTTATGACGCAGGATACTTTTGAAAGATCGCTGATGACGAGCGAGAACATTGAAGCAACGGTCGTTTTTATGGACATGTGCGGGTTCACTTCCATTTCCGAAAACGAACCGGCAGATCTGGTGGTGAAACTCATCAACAAGTATTTTGATGTAATGGTCAAAGAAATCATTGCGCAAGGCGGCCTGGTCGATAAATTCATGGGAGACGCGGTTATGGCCGTTTTTCGCGGTGAATATCATTTGGACCGTGCTATTGAAACATCGCTGGCCGTCAGAAACCAGATCAATAATTTTAAGGAAGAGCGTGAAGGGCATTCGGGTTATTTTCCAAAGGTGTCCATTGGCATTAATTCCGGCGAAATGGTCTCGGGGAACATTGGTTCTGCGGCACTGAAAAGGCTGGATTATACGGTCATCGGCGACGCTGTTAATGTTGCCCAACGTCTGCAAAATGCGGCAAAACCAGGTCAGGTTTTACTGCCCGAATCTGCTTACCTTGCTGTTAAGGAAGCATTTAATTGTAATCTGGTGGGAGAGGTTGTGCTTAAAAATAAGGCAAATCCCGTCAAGATCTACGAAGTTCTGGAATAG
- a CDS encoding HD domain-containing protein, whose translation MNVEKAEVFIVDQFRRRLSDTLYYHGLHHTLDVANAALHLANLEGVTDREERDLLKTAALYHDAGFMYTYKEHEQEGCRIAREALPRFGYSPEQIETICGMIMATQIPQSPKTHLEQIVCDADLDYLGRADFEPIAETLYRELKARDMVTDIDAWNAIQVKFIGAHKYWTASAQRLRELPKQTNLKTLL comes from the coding sequence ATGAATGTTGAAAAAGCAGAAGTTTTTATCGTCGATCAGTTTCGGCGGAGGTTGTCGGACACACTTTATTATCACGGTTTGCACCACACGCTGGACGTTGCCAATGCCGCATTGCACCTGGCCAATCTGGAAGGCGTTACGGACAGGGAGGAGCGGGATCTGCTGAAAACAGCGGCCTTGTATCACGATGCCGGCTTCATGTACACATACAAGGAGCATGAGCAGGAAGGGTGCAGGATCGCCCGCGAAGCATTGCCCCGTTTCGGTTACAGTCCCGAACAGATCGAAACCATTTGCGGAATGATCATGGCGACACAAATTCCCCAAAGTCCGAAAACACATTTGGAACAAATCGTTTGTGACGCTGACCTGGATTATCTGGGCCGCGCAGACTTTGAACCCATTGCCGAAACATTATACAGGGAGCTTAAAGCCAGAGATATGGTAACCGATATCGACGCCTGGAATGCCATACAGGTAAAATTCATTGGCGCGCACAAATACTGGACCGCATCGGCGCAGCGCCTGCGGGAGCTTCCTAAGCAGACGAACCTGAAAACATTATTATAA
- a CDS encoding cyclic nucleotide-binding domain-containing protein: protein MISQIKNSKIFSSINPQTILFFFHNFFINVGTTLVYVSANVLLLENHPEYSLPIAYVAAAIAVMAAGKVYEHFEHHLVLKRLSLGTMLSSLLMVVVVMGLLWAGHGIATAIAIMVGYRIIYLLINLEFWGLSALVFDVRQSKRLFSVIGSGDMPAKALGAVLAVLIHSPSVLMILLVISLVFFALAFYTQILTFRFTEIPNPHHARPRQISASDSKIIQKYFGGNKLLTSLCLGMVLVAAAATWIEYHFFVNVKYKFHSQHDVIGFVGTLLSVTYVIATFVKLIFSGKTVERFGVKLTLFLLPLTTIVISLGLLISSYFRKDEPSLLVYYCAAYLLFELVRRTIFDPVFLVLFQPLSTKTRLKGHTLAKGLFEPLGMLIAGGLLWIIYTQKLSNISLTFDLSLLFAVAALLIFRKAYGHYIQELKNAISKRFIRSGEMASPSEALPIITENLKSERKEEVLNAIDWLARNKESVFRKNVDLLLKNPITAVRLKTLQTLAGLEKPELSDTFLKYIETEPDTACQTLAVRIAASKSQLTDEQLARFLAHEDLDIVKGSILGSWEAGKALPLIHGTLRRLFLSEQEDAQLIALDCVKTTGLKAQEEFVKTCLRNGSEKVRNYALEVAATVGSPQLLRELKPLLTGSLSRQTVASLIKSGDSGISIVEEWLHNDLSQERIHTLIRVAEKTKHEYILQILFKLIKNIYHNINLISSESNVHFKNIDTYIHRAALKALTNYSLMADYKQIISEFVEKELFHASMLLSGMDENEADEAWNNTLDYELELTSQRLFYLFMMQYDKDAVQNAWKGIRHASREKRANSLEMIESLLPRVLYPSLHALFENIPIQKKREALRQYMGNQESGVSLIPYILTQKEKLFTEWTIALAIAKSNDQNDLALIANLHTHSSRLIRDAVRIKLATNADASILNLTTNPMKHAETSQQISEMERVIVLKNTQLFAQTPENVLSSIAPIMKEITYSDSQEIFAKGDPGDSMYIIYTGQIGIYDGKKQLALFDKGEIFGELALLDTEPRSATTVAETDTLVFRIDQEDFFELMEERDEILRNVLRILCQRIRAQNEKMRLL from the coding sequence ATGATATCCCAGATTAAGAATAGCAAAATTTTCAGTTCCATTAATCCCCAGACGATCCTTTTCTTCTTTCATAATTTCTTTATCAATGTGGGTACAACGCTGGTCTATGTCTCGGCCAACGTTCTTTTGCTCGAAAATCATCCCGAATATTCCCTGCCCATTGCTTATGTGGCGGCGGCGATTGCTGTAATGGCCGCTGGAAAGGTCTATGAACATTTCGAGCATCACCTGGTCCTGAAACGGCTGAGTCTGGGCACAATGTTGTCTTCACTTTTAATGGTGGTGGTGGTGATGGGCCTGCTTTGGGCTGGTCATGGCATTGCGACGGCGATCGCCATTATGGTGGGTTACCGGATCATTTACCTGCTCATTAATCTGGAATTCTGGGGCTTATCTGCATTGGTTTTTGATGTGCGTCAAAGCAAAAGGCTGTTCAGCGTCATTGGTTCTGGTGATATGCCTGCCAAAGCGCTGGGTGCTGTTTTGGCCGTTTTGATCCATTCTCCCTCGGTTCTAATGATCTTGCTGGTCATTTCCCTGGTGTTTTTTGCGCTGGCCTTTTACACCCAGATCCTGACATTCAGGTTCACCGAAATTCCCAATCCGCATCACGCCCGGCCGAGACAGATTTCGGCCTCGGATTCAAAGATCATTCAGAAATATTTCGGTGGAAATAAGCTCCTCACCTCGCTTTGCCTGGGCATGGTGCTCGTTGCCGCCGCTGCAACCTGGATCGAATATCACTTTTTTGTCAATGTCAAATACAAATTCCATAGTCAGCACGATGTAATTGGCTTTGTAGGAACATTATTATCAGTCACTTATGTGATTGCTACATTTGTAAAACTGATTTTTTCGGGTAAAACGGTTGAACGGTTTGGCGTGAAGCTTACACTGTTCCTATTGCCGCTGACCACCATTGTGATATCGCTTGGTTTGCTCATTTCATCCTATTTCAGAAAAGACGAACCTTCTTTACTGGTCTACTACTGTGCAGCTTACCTGCTTTTTGAACTGGTCAGGCGAACCATTTTCGATCCTGTTTTTCTTGTGTTATTCCAACCGCTTTCAACCAAAACGCGGTTAAAAGGCCATACATTGGCCAAAGGCCTGTTTGAACCATTGGGTATGCTGATAGCGGGCGGTTTGCTATGGATCATTTACACGCAAAAACTCAGCAACATCAGCCTTACATTCGATCTCTCCCTCCTGTTTGCTGTGGCGGCGCTGCTTATTTTCCGGAAAGCATACGGGCATTACATTCAGGAATTGAAAAATGCGATCAGCAAAAGGTTCATAAGGAGCGGTGAAATGGCATCTCCATCCGAAGCATTGCCTATCATCACGGAGAATTTGAAGAGCGAACGAAAGGAAGAAGTCCTCAACGCGATCGATTGGCTGGCTCGCAATAAGGAATCCGTTTTCCGCAAAAACGTTGATTTGCTGCTCAAAAATCCAATCACGGCCGTTCGCCTGAAAACATTGCAAACCCTTGCGGGACTTGAAAAACCGGAGCTTTCAGATACATTTCTTAAATACATTGAGACCGAGCCGGACACGGCTTGCCAAACGCTGGCCGTCAGAATTGCCGCTTCAAAATCCCAGTTGACAGACGAGCAACTGGCCCGATTTCTGGCGCATGAAGATCTGGACATCGTAAAAGGATCGATTTTGGGAAGTTGGGAAGCTGGCAAAGCATTGCCGCTTATTCACGGCACATTACGCCGGCTATTCCTGTCGGAGCAGGAAGATGCGCAGTTGATTGCATTGGATTGTGTGAAAACCACGGGACTGAAAGCGCAGGAAGAATTTGTAAAAACCTGCCTCCGCAACGGCTCGGAAAAAGTTCGGAACTATGCTTTGGAAGTGGCCGCAACCGTGGGCTCACCCCAGCTTTTACGTGAATTGAAACCGTTACTCACCGGCTCATTGTCCAGGCAAACCGTGGCTTCGCTGATCAAATCCGGCGACTCGGGTATCAGCATTGTGGAAGAGTGGCTGCACAATGATCTGTCCCAGGAGCGCATTCATACGCTCATAAGAGTTGCAGAAAAAACAAAGCACGAATATATACTTCAAATACTTTTTAAACTTATTAAAAATATTTACCATAATATAAATTTGATAAGTTCAGAAAGTAACGTACATTTTAAAAACATTGATACTTATATCCATCGGGCAGCGCTGAAAGCATTGACCAATTACTCGTTAATGGCTGACTATAAGCAAATTATTTCTGAGTTCGTTGAAAAGGAATTGTTTCATGCGTCTATGCTTTTGAGCGGCATGGACGAAAACGAAGCGGATGAAGCCTGGAACAACACATTGGATTATGAACTCGAACTGACAAGCCAGCGACTTTTTTATCTGTTTATGATGCAGTATGATAAGGACGCCGTGCAGAATGCCTGGAAGGGAATCAGACATGCGTCACGCGAAAAAAGGGCCAATTCTCTGGAAATGATCGAGAGCCTTTTGCCCCGCGTGCTGTATCCTTCCTTACATGCATTGTTTGAAAATATCCCCATTCAAAAAAAGCGTGAGGCATTGCGCCAGTACATGGGAAACCAGGAATCCGGCGTATCGCTGATCCCTTACATTTTGACACAAAAAGAAAAATTATTTACGGAATGGACCATTGCATTGGCCATCGCCAAAAGCAATGATCAGAACGATCTTGCGCTGATAGCAAATCTTCACACCCATTCTTCGCGTCTTATCCGGGACGCAGTTCGCATTAAATTGGCAACAAACGCGGATGCTTCGATCCTTAATCTCACAACAAATCCTATGAAACACGCAGAAACTTCCCAGCAAATTTCAGAAATGGAACGAGTGATTGTTTTGAAAAACACACAACTTTTTGCCCAAACTCCCGAAAACGTGCTCAGCTCGATTGCGCCGATCATGAAAGAAATCACGTATAGCGACAGCCAGGAAATTTTTGCGAAAGGAGATCCGGGTGATTCCATGTATATTATTTATACGGGGCAAATTGGCATTTACGATGGGAAAAAACAGCTCGCATTATTTGATAAGGGCGAGATTTTTGGGGAACTGGCCTTACTCGATACTGAGCCAAGATCGGCAACAACTGTTGCAGAAACAGATACGCTGGTTTTCCGCATTGATCAGGAGGATTTCTTCGAACTAATGGAAGAACGCGACGAGATCCTGAGGAATGTGCTGCGCATCCTCTGCCAGCGGATCCGTGCGCAGAACGAGAAAATGCGCTTGTTATAA
- a CDS encoding cation:proton antiporter, translating to MKNLRNVLFYTITIGVFSALLYFFIRQGQTLENADQLANNPVPTTSSWDQFLDTFNHNLTHPLATLLLQIITIILVARVFGWLCKSIGQPTVIGEIAAGIFLGPSLLGMYFPEFSTFLFPVQSLGNLQFLSQVGLILFMFIIGMELDLNVLKTKAQEAIVISHASIILPFALGVGLALYIYQQFAPDGISFLSFSLFIGIALSITAFPVLARIVQERGLSRTKLGMMVITCAATDDITAWCILAAVIAIVKAGDFISSVYTIILAAAYVVFMLKVLKPVLKRIGDHYSYREGLTKPVVGLFFLVLMFSAYCTEVIGIHALFGAFMAGVIMPANQSFRNIFIEKVEDVSMVLLLPLFFVFTGLRTQIGLLNDPYLWEITGLIIAAAVTGKFIGSAVAARFVNQSWRDSLIIGSLMNTRGLMELVVLNIGYDIGVLSPEIFAMMVIMALATTCMTGPALDLIDRFFPEKKWEASGETGPDSRFSILIAFASPQGGRKMLRLAYHFLQKQLASHHITALHLSPSSYLNQVNTEEYQLETFRPITEEAATLDTQFVSLFKPSQNIEHDIIETANAGEYDMLMIGIGRTVFEGTFLGKILGFTSKIISRERLFDTITGKEKLFHADVFDERTTNIIKTVKIPLGILIEKNLTKVENIFIPIFSPEDIVVFQFVRKLALHPNIKLALMDPTNAASQSPEIQSELEAIGNFDNGRIRVLDENVLEKDFLQEKDLMIISLDSWKKAVESHSLWLSHSPSVLIVRG from the coding sequence ATGAAGAATCTCCGCAATGTACTTTTCTACACGATTACAATTGGTGTCTTTTCTGCTTTACTTTATTTCTTTATCCGGCAAGGCCAAACACTCGAAAACGCTGATCAACTGGCCAATAACCCTGTTCCAACAACATCTTCCTGGGACCAGTTCTTAGACACTTTCAACCATAACCTCACTCATCCGCTTGCCACGCTGCTCTTGCAGATCATTACCATCATTTTAGTAGCAAGGGTTTTCGGTTGGCTTTGTAAATCTATCGGTCAGCCTACCGTAATCGGTGAAATTGCAGCCGGTATTTTCCTTGGGCCTTCGCTGCTTGGCATGTATTTTCCTGAATTTTCAACCTTCCTTTTTCCCGTGCAGTCGCTGGGTAATTTGCAGTTTTTAAGCCAGGTCGGGTTAATTCTCTTCATGTTTATCATTGGTATGGAGCTGGACCTGAATGTTTTAAAGACCAAAGCACAGGAAGCCATCGTGATCAGTCATGCGAGCATTATTCTGCCATTTGCATTGGGCGTAGGACTTGCACTTTACATATATCAGCAATTTGCGCCCGACGGCATCAGCTTTTTATCATTCTCACTTTTCATTGGTATAGCCCTGAGTATCACAGCATTTCCGGTATTGGCGCGGATTGTTCAGGAACGCGGGCTGTCGCGCACGAAGCTCGGCATGATGGTGATTACCTGCGCCGCCACCGATGACATTACTGCCTGGTGTATCCTGGCCGCCGTAATCGCGATCGTAAAAGCGGGCGATTTTATAAGCTCTGTTTATACGATCATCCTGGCCGCCGCATATGTGGTATTCATGCTGAAAGTGCTCAAACCGGTGCTGAAACGCATTGGTGACCATTATTCCTACCGCGAAGGATTGACCAAGCCGGTGGTGGGTCTGTTTTTCCTGGTGCTGATGTTTTCTGCCTATTGCACGGAAGTAATCGGCATTCATGCGTTATTCGGCGCATTTATGGCGGGTGTGATCATGCCGGCAAACCAGAGCTTCCGCAATATTTTCATTGAAAAAGTGGAAGACGTTTCCATGGTGCTGCTCTTGCCGCTGTTCTTTGTTTTTACGGGTCTGAGAACACAAATCGGGTTGCTGAATGATCCTTATCTGTGGGAAATTACGGGCCTGATCATTGCTGCCGCAGTCACGGGAAAGTTCATCGGAAGCGCCGTTGCGGCACGTTTTGTAAACCAATCCTGGCGCGACAGCCTCATTATCGGGTCATTAATGAACACCCGCGGGCTGATGGAGCTGGTTGTGCTGAACATTGGCTACGACATTGGCGTCCTGTCCCCCGAAATCTTTGCGATGATGGTGATCATGGCACTCGCTACAACTTGTATGACCGGCCCGGCACTGGATCTGATCGACCGCTTCTTTCCGGAGAAAAAATGGGAAGCATCAGGAGAAACGGGGCCCGATTCCAGATTTTCCATACTCATTGCATTTGCCAGCCCGCAGGGCGGAAGGAAAATGCTTCGTTTGGCTTATCATTTTCTACAAAAACAACTCGCTTCGCACCACATTACCGCTTTGCATCTTTCTCCAAGCAGTTATCTTAATCAGGTCAACACCGAAGAATACCAGTTGGAAACATTCAGGCCGATAACCGAAGAGGCTGCCACACTGGATACGCAGTTTGTCTCTCTTTTTAAACCTTCCCAGAACATTGAGCACGATATAATTGAAACTGCGAATGCCGGAGAGTACGACATGTTAATGATTGGAATCGGCCGTACGGTCTTCGAAGGAACATTCCTGGGCAAGATTTTGGGATTCACTTCAAAGATCATCAGTCGCGAAAGGCTTTTTGACACCATAACAGGAAAAGAGAAACTCTTTCATGCAGATGTCTTTGACGAGCGTACCACCAACATTATCAAGACAGTAAAGATCCCGCTGGGTATTCTGATCGAAAAAAATCTGACCAAAGTCGAAAATATATTTATCCCCATTTTCTCTCCGGAGGATATAGTAGTGTTTCAATTTGTAAGGAAGCTAGCATTACACCCGAACATCAAACTGGCCCTTATGGACCCCACCAATGCCGCAAGCCAATCCCCTGAAATTCAGTCCGAACTGGAAGCGATTGGTAACTTTGACAATGGACGGATCAGGGTGCTGGATGAGAATGTTCTCGAAAAAGATTTCCTGCAGGAGAAAGATCTCATGATCATCAGCCTCGACAGCTGGAAAAAGGCCGTTGAGTCTCACAGCCTTTGGTTGTCGCATTCACCCTCAGTTTTGATCGTGCGGGGATAA